From Lepisosteus oculatus isolate fLepOcu1 chromosome 8, fLepOcu1.hap2, whole genome shotgun sequence, one genomic window encodes:
- the LOC102693354 gene encoding transmembrane protein 179: MLCLTRQCLTAQSRLHWALKVNAKRREKMALDNFLFAQCILYFLAFLFGFIAVVPLSENGDDFQGKCLLFTRGMWQNENITVEKQRFIVEEWGPESSCRFSTFVGIVSLILSAVQACRILFYLCKGHDDSFFYAFINLLVSSFVVFVIFVASTIVSVGFNMWCDAITENGSMPSSCEDLQDTDLEFGLDNSSFYDQFAIAQFGLWAAWLTWLGITVLAFLKVYHNYRQEDLLDSLIHEKELLLGRSSRRGSDGDEKSGMI; the protein is encoded by the exons ATGCTCTGCCTTACGCGTCAGTGTTTGACTGCGCAGTCGCGGCTTCACTGGGCACTGAAAGTGAATgccaaaagaagagaaaaaatggCTCTCGATAATTTCCTCTTTGCCCAGTGCATCTTATATTTTCTGGCTTTTCTCTTTGGCTTTATCGCTGTGGTGCCATTATCTGAAAACGGCGATGATTTCCAGGGGAAATGCCTTCTGTTTACACGAGGGATGTGGCAGAACGAGAACATCACCGTggaaaagcaaaggtttattgtGGAGGAATGGGGACCCGAGTCGTCTTGCCGTTTCAGCACTTTCGTTGGGATAGTATCTCTCATCTTATCCGCAGTGCAGGCTTGCAGAATACTCTTCTACCTCTGCAAGGGTCATGATGA CTCCTTCTTTTATGCCTTCATAAATCTTCTGGTAAGCTCCTTTGTGGTTTTTGTAATCTTCGTTGCTAGTACAATAGTCAGCGTGGGATTTAATATGTGGTGTGATGCCATCACAGAAAATGGAAGTATGCCAAGCAG CTGTGAAGACCTGCAGGATACTGACCTGGAATTTGGTCTTGACAACTCCTCTTTTTATGACCAATTTGCTATTGCACAG TTTGGGCTATGGGCTGCCTGGCTGACGTGGCTGGGAATAACAGTCTTGGCATTCCTCAAAGTCTACCACAACTACCGGCAGGAGGACTTGCTGGACAGCCTGATTCATGAGAAGGAGTTGCTGCTGGGGAGATCATCCCGACGGGGCTCGGATGGAGATGAGAAAAGTGGGATGATCTAA